The DNA sequence CTATCCTGGTGTTACTTTCGCACAATCTTTAATTGTATTGTAAATAGCAATTGTATAATCTATTGTATCGTAATCCCAACCTAATCCCTAAAAACATCTGTCCTTCTACTCTTCTATCCCTCTTTACCAGCTCACGGATAAAACATTTCATTGCCGACAACACCGCTGTATGCTCTGTTcgtgcattgataaataaaccttgattgattgattctCATTCTCCCCGACTCTCTGACATGCCCTGTACATGCATGCTTAGTGGTGGAGATCCGTCTCCATGTTTTCACTTTTACACTGGCTGTCTTTACATACAGCAGGTCATCATGCAGGCTCTCCATCCTTTTTTAGAGTTGTAGTAATCGGGGAAACTACAAACTACCCACTGCCTGGAATCTCCAGTTCGAGTGCTGGAGGGCCAGTGTGTATTAAGTGATGTTCTCATGTTGGCTAAGCCAATAAAGAGCTCGTCCAGATTGTAAAATTCTCGGCTGGATTGAAAGTCTGCAGACACAGCAGTGCTTCAGAATGAGAACTGGAGGCAATCCTCTGCAGATACAGGGCTAGTAGTTGGGGTTTGTGATTGCCTTATTCACCTCTGAGTTTGGCCAAGAACAGACGTTATAATTCTGCACATTCTCAGACATTGACAACCCAGCCTAGAAACGACCCGGCTTTTCCTGCCCCGATTGCTTAACCCTCCGTTCTCACTCCCCAGGACCTCTCCCGGATGCTGCTCCTGAAGATCTTCTCAGACCTCCTCAGAGCCGAGAACGAAATCCCACCCGGCTCGGCCGAAGACGCCGGGATCCGGAGCGATGTGCCCCGGCAGCTGCCCCTGGCGCAGCGCGAGCGGAAAGCCGGCTGCCGAAATTTCTTCTGGAAGACCTTCACCTCGTGTTGACCCCTCTGTGTGCACATCCCCCACCCATCTCTGCAGGACCGCTCCTTCCCACCTCGCCCCTCGGCTTAGGCGGCCAGTAAATTGTACGTGTAGATGTAGACGTGTGTTATACCTCTTACACATGCACAAACGGGAATGGATCCCAACACCACGTGCAGAGGACAGCCTCCTGCACCTGTTGGACCCCATCTTTCGATTAAAACCCGGCTGTGGCTCTGCTGTTCCGTGCCAGTGCGTCTCTTTTCATTGCAAACTCTTCCCTGTTGCGTCTCACCCCCCACCCCTGCAATGGAGTCGCTCCGCCGGCCATTCCACGGATTTGCCGTGGGGGAACTGGAACATAAAGTAGGAGATCTTGGCGAAATTAGGGATAGTGGCTGCCTCCACAGGATAGGGTGGAGAAGGACAGACAGGATTGAACAAGGTGGGGTGGGAAAGTACAGGACAATATAGGGCAGGACAGAGCAGGCGATGACATTATGAGAGGACAGGATTGGGAAAGGATGATGGAGGACTAGAGGACTTCCAGAGGCAGGAGAACGTCTGCCTCAGTCTTCTTTAAGGGTATCAGATTGTTCATCCCTCAGTTTAATTTCCTGTATTCACACTGGGGGGTACGGATTGCGGGGTGTATTTTCCTACAGcagtggttcccaatcctggtccaggtgacccacacacctgttgGATTTTGTTCTAGCCGTGCCCTCACTGAAATCCCATCAAATCCTTCATTGACCTAATAATCATAAGATTAATGTGAACTTTTTGTTCCCATGTCAGAGCTTTAACTGTTGTGTTtcgtaagtgaaataaaatcccaaacttgtGCCTATAAACAAAACGCAAATATTCATTTGATGCATCTTCTTCGATCAAGTAAGGCTTCAGTTATCTCATGAAGGTGGGAGGGAAagaaaaaccagcaggtgtgtatgggtcaccaggactgggaaccatTGGACTAGAGGGACAGCAGGTGAATTCTAGAAGTTCTTAAATTCTTGTCTTTCTTTATTAAGAGAGCAGGGGGAGATTTAAATTGAAGGCAgcttcagattttttaaattaaatgtaaatacaggAAGCTAAACGTACCAGTGGCTGTAAATGAGGATTAAATTAACAGGTCATTTAATCACTGACTTTGATCCACTTTCACCGAAGGTATAAATGATACATCGACAGGAACTCCTAACTCTTTTGCAGAAGTAGAAACAGATTTCATGGAAATCCTGTCTAGCTTCTTGATCCCTGAAAAAAGGGCTTACTCAGCTAGTGATCGATGAGCCTAACTGATTAAGAGTACAGTGGGAACCAAACCTAGAAGACAAAGAATCTTGGAGAAGCAGGTGCGAAAGTCAGTACTATAACGCAGTCTTTTCTGTGAGCCTTAGACAACTTCTAGCTTGGTTGCAAGGAGAATGGGTGATCCCTTTTAGCAACCACCTGCTGTTCAGAGAGCCGTTACTGATCTCTTTCTGCGTCTTAGGGGCTGGCCTTCCTCATATCAGACAGGACCTCTTCCTTCTGGGCTTCAGATGCTGTTGAGGAAAGCAAGCAAACAGaaagctcacacacacacacacagaaaactgGGTGACTGCCAAACATGTCTTTATTAACCAACAACTGTGTGCTCTTTTCACACCAATGAGGAGCTCCCCTCTTAGCATCACATGCCTGTTTCTGATCAAGGCCACCTGCTCCAGTCCCTGCTGGCAGGAATCCCGCAGGTTCTACAGGCACTTTTGATTTTAGAGCTGATTCAGGTCTTAAAAAGGTGATTCAGACATCTTATCCAAATGTAAGTATACTTGATTATTGCTGTGACATAAGATTAGTAAGCCAGAGGACCCTGGGCACCCTGAGGCTTGGAGCTTCCCACTCCTGGACTAGATGATGGACTGACATTGTAACCATGTGCCTAACCCCTCCACAAAGGGGCAGGATGGTGAAGCATGGACTCCACAAGCAGCATGCTGCCACAGAGGCACAAGCTCTGGCTAGCCCTGTGTAATGCATCACCATTTCCAACTGGCTGTGGAGTTACAGTACCACCAAGTATTTTGCAATCCTTGAGCGTATCTGAATTGACATATTAGCCAGGTCTGCTGTTGCCTTCATCTACCCACCTGTGGCATGTG is a window from the Lepisosteus oculatus isolate fLepOcu1 chromosome 3, fLepOcu1.hap2, whole genome shotgun sequence genome containing:
- the sst5 gene encoding somatostatin-1, with the protein product MMLCSQLQVLLVALSVSVLLARVSGVPQRDRLADLLRAEVPEGKEDLSRMLLLKIFSDLLRAENEIPPGSAEDAGIRSDVPRQLPLAQRERKAGCRNFFWKTFTSC